A region from the Bacteroidota bacterium genome encodes:
- a CDS encoding T9SS type A sorting domain-containing protein, with protein sequence MKIFSSPLHLLSLLFCLTFFIQTNTVKAQDTLLSEGFDDFAIMPPVGWTNIKVAGTGLPGLFTRVTTGGGPIQEPHTDPAEIKFNSFYFAAGTACDLSTSVLNFTVTGSYTVSFWMYRDPGFGSDKLEVYVNTTNASAGGTLLGTINRKMTATPSETSEGWYNYTFTIPSTYNTASNYIIFKAISGFGFNIYMDDISVQRNVVTSPGCLTSFSPPEAAIGICRNMEITWDIVPYATGYKITMGSNAPNYNNIASNVDLGTALSYAALLSPNTLYKWKVRPYNATGITSCILNSFTTGANVCYAEALYIEPSCETFDFIDDFSTSGAVSNISNLNTSCSANPGNYTYFSGLTAVANLSSTFNISLQSGVDYEQGYGIWVDWNIDGDFNDAGEFAFQSTTPTTVIVNGTITVPGTATIGTTRMRVRSLYNALPLAGESTALYNEGEAEDYNLSVTNCTPVTYYQDADGDGYGNIAITTTSCLGVPPGYSANSTDCNDLLASINPGATELCNGIDENCNVTIDEGAATATITPAGATTVCKGTNLILNANTGAGYTYQWKRNGATLAGGTGATYNVTKSGNYTVTITVPGGCNATSAITSCTVNSNPNATISTPDGTDLCGLPNVDLVANAGAGFTYLWIKDGATIPGETNQTLVVALPGAYRVKVFNAAGCSKTSAIKTIIKSCKEGELNSDAQLDIYPNPAKDQFNIVFTSENIGQSNVQLTITDLLGNIIITKNVALANNNYSDVISTVNFASGVYMIKIATGEIQMVKQLVINK encoded by the coding sequence ATGAAAATTTTTTCCTCCCCATTACATTTGTTAAGCCTTTTATTCTGCTTGACATTTTTTATCCAGACAAATACGGTTAAAGCTCAGGACACATTGTTATCAGAGGGTTTTGACGATTTTGCGATCATGCCTCCTGTTGGCTGGACTAATATTAAGGTAGCCGGTACAGGTTTACCGGGTTTGTTTACAAGAGTTACTACAGGTGGTGGTCCTATTCAGGAACCACATACTGATCCTGCGGAAATAAAATTTAATTCCTTTTATTTTGCAGCCGGAACAGCGTGTGATCTTAGCACCTCCGTTTTGAATTTCACTGTTACAGGTTCTTATACCGTAAGTTTCTGGATGTATCGCGACCCGGGATTTGGGTCCGATAAATTGGAAGTTTATGTAAATACCACAAATGCTTCGGCAGGTGGAACTTTGTTGGGCACAATTAACAGAAAAATGACCGCAACGCCTTCCGAAACTTCTGAAGGTTGGTATAATTATACTTTTACAATTCCTTCTACTTATAACACGGCATCCAACTATATTATTTTTAAAGCCATTTCAGGTTTTGGATTTAATATCTATATGGATGATATTTCTGTTCAAAGAAATGTGGTTACAAGTCCGGGTTGTTTAACTTCTTTTTCTCCTCCGGAAGCAGCAATAGGTATTTGCAGAAATATGGAAATTACCTGGGACATAGTTCCATATGCAACCGGATATAAGATCACCATGGGATCAAATGCTCCGAATTATAATAATATTGCAAGTAATGTTGACCTCGGCACTGCACTTTCTTATGCAGCTTTATTGAGTCCGAATACTTTATATAAATGGAAAGTGCGACCATATAATGCAACAGGAATAACTTCTTGTATTCTTAATTCATTTACTACTGGTGCAAATGTTTGTTATGCAGAAGCATTATATATAGAACCAAGTTGTGAAACTTTTGATTTTATCGATGATTTTTCCACCAGTGGAGCTGTTTCTAATATTTCGAATTTAAATACAAGTTGTTCGGCAAATCCCGGAAATTATACTTATTTCTCCGGACTCACGGCAGTTGCAAATCTAAGTTCAACATTTAATATCAGTTTGCAATCGGGAGTGGATTATGAACAAGGATATGGCATTTGGGTGGATTGGAATATTGATGGAGATTTTAACGATGCAGGTGAATTTGCTTTTCAATCAACAACACCAACAACAGTTATAGTAAATGGAACTATCACAGTTCCGGGTACTGCTACAATAGGAACAACAAGAATGCGTGTAAGAAGTTTATATAATGCACTTCCACTTGCAGGTGAATCAACTGCATTATATAATGAAGGGGAAGCGGAGGATTATAATCTTTCAGTTACCAATTGCACTCCTGTTACATATTATCAGGATGCGGATGGTGATGGATATGGAAATATCGCGATTACTACTACAAGTTGTTTGGGAGTTCCTCCGGGATATTCGGCAAATAGTACTGATTGCAATGATCTATTAGCCTCCATTAATCCGGGCGCAACAGAATTATGCAATGGAATTGATGAAAATTGTAATGTTACGATAGATGAAGGTGCGGCAACTGCTACAATTACTCCAGCAGGTGCAACTACTGTTTGCAAGGGAACAAACCTGATATTAAATGCAAATACGGGTGCCGGATATACTTATCAATGGAAAAGAAATGGCGCGACTTTGGCAGGTGGCACTGGTGCAACTTATAATGTCACAAAATCAGGGAATTATACTGTAACTATTACAGTTCCTGGTGGATGTAATGCAACTTCTGCAATTACTTCATGCACCGTTAACTCAAATCCCAATGCCACCATTTCCACCCCTGATGGAACGGATCTTTGCGGATTGCCAAATGTTGATCTGGTTGCAAATGCCGGAGCAGGTTTTACTTATCTCTGGATAAAAGATGGAGCTACCATTCCGGGTGAAACAAATCAAACCTTGGTTGTGGCCCTTCCTGGTGCTTATCGTGTAAAGGTATTTAATGCAGCGGGTTGTTCTAAAACATCCGCAATTAAAACGATAATAAAAAGTTGTAAAGAAGGAGAATTAAATTCCGATGCACAACTTGATATTTATCCGAACCCTGCTAAAGATCAGTTCAATATTGTATTTACGTCAGAAAATATCGGACAATCTAATGTGCAACTTACCATAACAGATTTATTAGGTAATATTATTATCACTAAAAATGTTGCCCTAGCAAATAATAATTATTCAGATGTTATTTCAACGGTAAATTTTGCATCAGGAGTTTATATGATCAAAATTGCAACAGGAGAAATTCAAATGGTAAAACAATTGGTCATCAATAAATAA
- a CDS encoding T9SS type A sorting domain-containing protein, translating to MRKFNLLSVLIAFVCCIGSLKAQLYNYTNNISGIPASVAANVSGSNLTRVNGTVLATGCADGFNSSSNATNPLFNLGMPNVEFTLTPDAGYQLDVTAVTVDGRHNNKGPTQWRLAYSTDGGTTWNNNGADLAVTAVPCATSTAISWDMPDFSSYNSVMVRIYAYSAQSAGAGVGTIKNVVLSGSVSFADVDGDGYTSDADCNDFDAAINPGMSETCNGIDDNCDGNIDEGVLTTYYADTDGDTYGDASNSTMACSMPEGYVTDNTDCNDSDAAVNPGATEVCNGVDDNCDGNIDEGVQTTFYADADGDGYGDASSSLSACSAPEGYVTDNTDCNDGDAAVNPGATEVCNGIDDNCDGNIDEDLTFDTWYADADGDGYGDAVMSATTCDGAPEGYVADNTDCNDGDAAVNPGATEVCNGIDDNCDGNTDEGVETTFYADADGDGYGDAGSTTSACSAPEGYVADNSDCNDGDAAVNPGATEVCNGIDDNCDGNIDEDLTFDTWYADADGDGYGDAAMSATTCDGAPEGFVADNTDCNDADAVVNPGATEVCNGIDDNCDGNTDEGVETTFYADADGDGYGDAGSTTSACSAPEGYVADNTDCNDADAAVNPGATEVCNGVDDNCDGNIDEGVETTFYADADGDGYGDAGSSVSACSAPEGYVTDNTDCNDADASVNPGATEVCNGVDDNCDGNIDEGVETTFYADADGDGYGDAGSTTSACSPPEGYVTDNTDCNDADAAVNPGATEVCNGVDDNCDGNIDEGVETTFYADADGDGYGDAGSTTSACSAPEGYVADNTDCNDGDASVNPGATEVCNGVDDNCDGNIDEGVETTFYADADGDGYGDAGSSVSACSAPEGYVGDNTDCNDADAAVNPGMTEVCNGVDDNCDGNIDEGVTTTSYNDADLDGFGDAGMSNTGCTIPEGYILDNTDCNDASASIYPGAIEVCGNGIDDDCDGAIDVFSTIAALGSTTICSGQSVTMESTAAGSGYGYQWKRNGSIIAGATSASYAATLAGNYTLYIYKPYCYNESASIIVSVLPVPSAVVAAPDGLDICALPSLKLKANVGAGLTYQWYMDGNAIGGATSSIYFATAVGDYYVVVTNASGCSTQSATVTVFSGCRFGEEAAQAKMQVNPNPSNGNITIVGTFGTSVSNEATITVMNIAGERVAEFGTTIINGVINETISIPNVAGVYMITVVVDGNRLTTQAIITE from the coding sequence ATGAGAAAATTCAATTTACTCAGTGTTTTAATTGCCTTTGTGTGTTGTATCGGCTCGCTAAAGGCGCAGTTGTACAATTACACAAACAACATCTCCGGAATACCTGCCTCAGTTGCAGCTAATGTCTCCGGATCCAATTTAACAAGGGTTAACGGAACAGTTTTGGCAACCGGTTGCGCGGATGGATTCAATTCCTCCTCCAATGCAACAAACCCTCTCTTTAATTTAGGAATGCCAAACGTGGAATTTACTTTAACCCCAGATGCAGGTTATCAATTGGATGTTACTGCAGTCACAGTTGATGGTCGCCACAATAACAAAGGACCTACACAATGGCGTCTGGCTTATTCAACAGACGGTGGAACAACATGGAATAATAACGGTGCTGATCTTGCCGTAACCGCAGTTCCATGTGCAACTTCTACTGCAATTTCATGGGATATGCCCGATTTCTCCTCTTACAATTCTGTAATGGTGAGAATTTATGCATATTCAGCTCAGAGTGCCGGTGCCGGAGTTGGAACTATTAAAAATGTAGTTCTTTCGGGTTCAGTTTCATTTGCAGATGTTGACGGCGACGGATACACTTCAGATGCAGACTGCAACGATTTTGATGCTGCTATCAATCCTGGCATGTCGGAAACCTGCAACGGAATTGACGACAATTGCGATGGTAACATCGATGAAGGCGTTTTAACTACTTATTATGCTGATACAGATGGTGATACTTATGGTGATGCATCCAATTCTACCATGGCTTGTTCTATGCCTGAAGGATATGTCACTGATAATACCGATTGCAACGATTCTGATGCAGCGGTTAATCCGGGTGCAACCGAAGTTTGTAACGGAGTTGACGATAATTGCGATGGCAATATCGACGAAGGCGTGCAAACCACATTTTATGCGGATGCGGATGGCGATGGCTATGGAGACGCAAGTTCTTCATTGTCAGCTTGTTCTGCACCTGAGGGATACGTAACTGATAATACTGATTGTAATGATGGGGATGCAGCTGTAAATCCCGGAGCAACAGAAGTTTGTAACGGAATTGACGATAATTGCGATGGCAATATTGATGAAGATCTGACCTTTGATACTTGGTATGCCGATGCCGATGGCGACGGTTATGGTGATGCAGTAATGTCTGCAACTACCTGCGATGGTGCACCGGAAGGTTATGTTGCAGATAATACCGATTGTAATGATGGTGATGCAGCCGTTAATCCGGGTGCAACTGAAGTTTGTAACGGTATTGATGATAATTGCGATGGTAACACCGATGAAGGTGTTGAAACCACATTCTATGCCGATGCTGATGGCGACGGTTATGGAGATGCAGGTTCTACCACCTCAGCTTGTTCCGCTCCGGAAGGATATGTTGCTGACAACTCCGATTGTAATGACGGTGATGCAGCAGTTAATCCGGGTGCAACGGAAGTTTGCAACGGAATTGACGACAATTGCGATGGCAATATTGATGAAGACTTGACTTTTGATACCTGGTATGCCGATGCCGATGGTGACGGTTATGGTGATGCAGCAATGTCTGCAACTACCTGCGACGGTGCACCGGAAGGTTTCGTTGCCGATAATACTGATTGTAATGATGCTGACGCAGTCGTAAATCCGGGTGCAACAGAAGTTTGTAACGGTATTGATGATAATTGCGATGGTAACACCGATGAAGGGGTTGAAACTACATTCTATGCCGATGCTGATGGCGACGGATATGGTGATGCAGGTTCTACAACTTCTGCCTGTTCAGCACCTGAAGGTTATGTTGCTGACAACACTGATTGTAATGATGCAGATGCAGCGGTTAATCCGGGTGCAACTGAAGTGTGTAATGGAGTAGACGATAATTGCGATGGCAATATCGATGAAGGCGTTGAAACTACATTCTATGCCGACGCAGATGGCGACGGTTATGGAGATGCAGGTTCTTCAGTATCAGCTTGTTCAGCTCCTGAAGGATATGTAACGGATAATACCGATTGTAATGATGCAGATGCATCTGTAAACCCTGGTGCAACAGAAGTTTGCAACGGAGTTGATGATAATTGCGATGGCAATATCGACGAAGGAGTGGAAACTACATTCTATGCCGATGCTGATGGCGACGGATATGGTGATGCAGGTTCTACAACTTCTGCATGTTCACCACCGGAAGGTTATGTAACTGATAATACTGATTGTAATGATGCTGATGCAGCGGTTAATCCGGGTGCAACAGAAGTTTGTAACGGAGTTGACGATAATTGCGATGGCAATATCGACGAAGGAGTGGAAACTACATTCTACGCTGACGCTGATGGCGATGGTTATGGAGATGCAGGTTCAACAACTTCTGCATGTTCAGCACCGGAAGGTTACGTAGCTGACAATACCGATTGTAACGACGGTGATGCATCTGTAAACCCTGGTGCAACAGAAGTTTGTAACGGAGTTGACGATAATTGCGATGGCAATATCGATGAAGGAGTGGAAACTACATTCTATGCCGACGCGGATGGCGACGGTTATGGAGATGCAGGTTCCTCAGTTTCAGCATGTTCTGCACCTGAAGGATATGTTGGGGACAATACTGATTGCAATGATGCAGATGCGGCAGTTAATCCTGGAATGACAGAAGTTTGTAACGGCGTTGATGATAATTGCGATGGCAATATCGACGAAGGTGTAACAACTACTTCCTATAATGATGCAGATCTTGATGGTTTTGGAGATGCTGGTATGTCAAATACCGGATGTACAATTCCTGAAGGATATATTTTAGATAATACCGATTGTAATGATGCATCAGCATCAATTTACCCGGGAGCTATTGAAGTTTGTGGTAATGGTATAGATGATGATTGCGATGGAGCAATTGATGTATTCTCTACTATTGCAGCGCTTGGATCTACAACTATTTGCAGTGGTCAAAGTGTAACAATGGAAAGTACTGCGGCAGGCTCCGGATATGGCTATCAGTGGAAAAGGAATGGTTCGATAATAGCGGGAGCAACATCAGCTAGTTATGCCGCAACACTTGCCGGAAATTATACACTATATATTTATAAGCCATATTGTTATAATGAATCTGCTTCCATTATAGTTTCAGTGTTACCGGTGCCTTCAGCAGTAGTTGCTGCACCTGATGGACTTGATATCTGTGCTTTACCTTCACTTAAGCTAAAAGCGAATGTTGGTGCAGGTCTTACTTACCAATGGTATATGGATGGCAATGCAATTGGCGGAGCAACTTCAAGCATTTATTTTGCAACAGCTGTAGGTGATTATTATGTAGTGGTTACCAATGCAAGTGGTTGCAGTACACAATCTGCAACTGTAACTGTGTTCTCTGGCTGTCGTTTTGGAGAAGAGGCAGCACAAGCTAAAATGCAGGTTAATCCAAATCCTTCCAACGGTAATATTACCATAGTTGGAACTTTTGGAACCAGTGTTTCTAATGAAGCTACTATCACAGTAATGAATATTGCAGGTGAAAGAGTTGCCGAATTTGGTACCACAATAATTAATGGTGTAATAAATGAAACCATCAGCATTCCAAATGTTGCGGGTGTTTATATGATTACGGTAGTTGTTGACGGAAATCGTTTAACAACCCAGGCTATTATTACCGAATAA
- a CDS encoding GerW family sporulation protein, whose amino-acid sequence MTNFNDMLGKMTEFLKTEAKTETIIGAQFQLGEFTCVPVMSIGLGFGGGGGEGKGSAKNSGEGEGTGAGGGAGMGLGPVGFLVTKGNDIQFISTKSSKGLSSVFEKLPDLMETYLDKTKESKKENAEKV is encoded by the coding sequence ATGACAAACTTTAATGACATGCTCGGCAAAATGACCGAGTTTTTAAAAACAGAAGCAAAAACCGAAACCATTATTGGTGCACAATTTCAATTAGGTGAATTTACCTGTGTTCCTGTAATGTCGATAGGACTTGGATTTGGCGGTGGTGGTGGGGAAGGAAAAGGAAGCGCTAAAAATTCGGGCGAAGGCGAAGGAACAGGTGCCGGTGGCGGTGCCGGAATGGGCCTGGGTCCTGTGGGATTTTTAGTAACAAAGGGAAATGATATCCAGTTTATCTCCACAAAATCATCAAAGGGATTAAGTTCAGTTTTTGAAAAACTACCTGACCTGATGGAAACATACTTGGATAAAACCAAAGAATCCAAAAAGGAAAATGCAGAAAAAGTATAG
- a CDS encoding CRTAC1 family protein → MIKRTKYGLMIGCVLLIAVVILGFTFKKQIFSLVREKNDYKMRTVSKVHPEPLPYTGTGGNAAMIEYLNKVYQKINCPQCKFMNNAIANDLLTKPVPTDPKEKFMYNFMLCNQFMNSGRVEEAIKLIDAYENTSDFKNLEDKDLYKWSLATGITYLRFGELKNCIADHNAQSCIWPLSEMAQHKDEWGAKKAIEVYTRILDNYAADLSSRWLLNIAYMQIGEYPDKVPAAYLIPPESFKTEFETPRFNNIAGNLGVDYADMCGSIIMEDFNNDGYTDIFQGGWGLNEQVHYLINKGDGSFEDVSEKAGLNKYPGGLMMMQTDYNNDGLLDVFILRGAWFAEFGILPNALLKNNGDDTFTDVTVEAGIFSCHPTQTATWADFNNDGWLDVFIGNEANRNGGDKINDCELFINNKGKFTNVAHEAGIDINAFVKGVSSGDYDNDGDADIYVSVNGAENHLYQNETKKGSNELKFIDVSLKAGIKGPIQSFSCMFFDYNNDGWLDILNFSYDPNAADNDIAAEYLKLPRSSELSALYINNKNGTFSNKAKENGLDRTFLVMGCSYGDFDMDGWIDFYAGTGKPSFRSLIPNRLFHNNEGKGFQDCTTSSGMGHLQKGHGISFADLNHDGYPEIFAQMGGAYEGDGFQDCLYENPGTWNNNFISLDLEGTTSNKIAIGARIKIVVDQNGIKRDIYDWVTTGASFGANNLRAEIGLGKATQIDRIEIYWPQTGITQTIKNVMVNQHIKIEEGKSDYTILKLLPFKFNVLNESIPRHHEMNM, encoded by the coding sequence ATGATAAAGAGAACTAAATATGGATTGATGATTGGCTGTGTTTTATTAATTGCAGTCGTGATACTTGGTTTTACATTTAAGAAACAAATTTTTTCTCTGGTGAGAGAAAAAAATGATTATAAAATGCGGACTGTAAGTAAAGTGCATCCCGAACCTTTACCATATACCGGAACAGGTGGAAATGCCGCAATGATAGAATACCTGAATAAAGTTTATCAAAAAATAAATTGTCCGCAATGCAAATTCATGAATAATGCAATTGCAAACGACTTGCTTACAAAACCTGTACCTACAGACCCTAAAGAAAAATTCATGTATAATTTTATGTTGTGCAATCAATTTATGAATTCGGGGAGAGTGGAGGAGGCAATTAAATTGATTGACGCTTATGAGAACACATCCGATTTTAAAAATCTTGAGGATAAAGATCTTTATAAATGGAGTCTGGCAACAGGAATTACCTACTTGCGTTTCGGTGAATTAAAAAATTGTATTGCAGACCACAATGCACAATCCTGCATATGGCCCTTATCAGAGATGGCCCAACACAAAGATGAGTGGGGCGCGAAAAAGGCTATTGAAGTGTATACCAGAATTCTCGATAATTATGCAGCAGATCTGAGCTCGCGTTGGTTATTAAATATTGCCTATATGCAAATAGGAGAATATCCTGATAAGGTTCCCGCTGCTTATTTAATTCCCCCCGAATCATTTAAAACCGAATTTGAAACTCCGCGATTTAATAATATAGCCGGCAACCTTGGTGTTGATTATGCAGATATGTGTGGTTCCATAATTATGGAAGATTTTAATAATGATGGATATACAGATATTTTTCAGGGAGGATGGGGATTAAATGAACAAGTGCATTATCTCATCAATAAAGGAGATGGCAGTTTTGAAGATGTAAGTGAAAAAGCGGGATTAAATAAATATCCCGGAGGGTTAATGATGATGCAAACTGATTATAATAATGATGGCCTTTTGGATGTTTTTATTTTACGCGGAGCATGGTTTGCAGAATTTGGAATTTTACCAAATGCGCTCTTAAAAAATAACGGAGATGATACTTTTACAGATGTAACCGTAGAGGCTGGAATTTTCAGTTGTCACCCCACACAAACTGCAACATGGGCCGATTTTAACAACGATGGCTGGCTTGATGTTTTTATCGGAAACGAAGCAAACAGAAACGGAGGAGATAAAATAAATGACTGCGAATTATTTATTAATAACAAAGGTAAATTTACCAATGTAGCACATGAAGCAGGCATTGATATAAATGCATTTGTAAAAGGAGTAAGCTCCGGAGATTACGACAACGATGGTGATGCCGATATTTATGTTTCAGTGAACGGCGCAGAAAATCATTTATATCAAAATGAAACAAAAAAGGGCAGCAACGAATTAAAATTTATTGATGTTAGTTTAAAAGCAGGAATTAAAGGCCCCATACAAAGTTTTTCCTGTATGTTCTTCGATTATAATAATGATGGATGGCTCGATATATTAAATTTCAGTTACGATCCTAATGCTGCCGACAATGATATCGCAGCAGAATATTTAAAACTACCGCGCAGCAGCGAATTATCCGCTTTGTATATCAACAACAAAAACGGAACCTTTAGCAATAAGGCAAAAGAAAATGGTCTCGACAGAACATTTTTAGTAATGGGTTGCAGTTATGGAGATTTTGATATGGATGGTTGGATAGATTTTTACGCAGGTACGGGTAAACCATCTTTCCGCAGTTTAATTCCGAATCGTTTATTTCATAATAATGAAGGTAAAGGATTTCAGGATTGTACCACCTCTTCCGGAATGGGTCATTTACAAAAAGGACATGGAATTTCGTTTGCCGATCTCAACCACGATGGATACCCCGAAATTTTTGCCCAAATGGGTGGCGCTTATGAAGGAGATGGTTTTCAGGATTGCCTATATGAAAATCCAGGCACTTGGAATAATAATTTTATTTCTCTAGACCTTGAAGGAACCACTTCCAACAAAATTGCAATTGGTGCACGCATTAAAATTGTAGTTGATCAAAATGGGATCAAACGCGATATTTATGATTGGGTTACAACCGGGGCAAGTTTTGGAGCGAATAATTTAAGGGCAGAAATAGGATTAGGCAAAGCTACCCAAATAGATAGAATTGAGATCTATTGGCCGCAAACAGGAATTACGCAAACAATAAAAAATGTAATGGTAAATCAACATATTAAAATTGAAGAAGGGAAAAGTGATTATACCATCCTAAAACTTCTTCCCTTTAAATTTAATGTGCTAAATGAAAGTATTCCACGTCATCATGAGATGAACATGTAA
- a CDS encoding iron-sulfur cluster assembly accessory protein, whose translation MEVLIESPISLTENAVKEIKNIIIEKNIPAEYGLRVGVKGGGCSGLSYILGFDTQKENDNLYMIGDISIIMEKTHGMYLAGMEIDFVTGLNNRGFSFNNPNATKTCGCGTSFEA comes from the coding sequence ATGGAAGTCTTAATAGAATCGCCGATCAGTTTAACAGAGAATGCAGTAAAGGAGATCAAAAATATTATCATTGAAAAAAATATTCCGGCCGAATACGGACTTCGTGTTGGCGTAAAGGGCGGAGGATGCAGCGGCTTATCTTATATATTGGGATTTGACACACAAAAGGAGAACGACAATTTATATATGATAGGAGATATCTCCATTATTATGGAAAAAACGCACGGAATGTATTTAGCCGGAATGGAAATAGATTTTGTTACCGGATTAAACAACCGGGGTTTCTCCTTCAACAACCCGAATGCAACAAAAACCTGTGGTTGCGGAACGAGCTTTGAAGCGTAG